One Nocardioides sp. DNA window includes the following coding sequences:
- a CDS encoding thiamine pyrophosphate-dependent enzyme — protein MIDQHFRDQVLAWSQQPPSGPVPSAARQTLDALFTAQLRSRHVDFAARELQKQGRAFYTISSAGHEANAAVALALRPSDPALLHYRSGAFFAARAGQVAGSAIDDLLLSHMCGVDDPISGGRHKVIGHPDLAIIPQTSTIASHLPRALGVAFTIGRTRTRWPRDAVVVTSFGDASANHSTATGAFNAAGYLSHQGVPLPLLFVCEDNGIGISVRTPAGWTARSLASHPAIDYHFADGSDPDETLRVCHEVVASIRERRRPAILHLKTVRFLGHAGSDAEIAYRSSKEIAADHPLDPLLGTARALILAGVDPADVAARYEDVRREVAEAATSLPVTHLATPAEVMAPLVATSADEVAKAATLSAGRDRRLHVHGNLPEEGPPLTLAQSINAALTDLMAYDDSTLVFGEDVGVKGGVYGVTRGLRKRFGASRVFDTLLDEQTILGVALGAGVSGALPIPEIQYLAYLHNAEDQLRGEAASLRFFSNGQFQNPMVVRIAGLAYQRGFGGHFHNDNSVAVLRDIPGLILGVPSCAAEAPRMLRTMAALARVEGRVCVLLEPIALYHSRDVVDGDGGLLASYAAPEAWEPIAELGRTTLYADGAAVDTLVITFGNGVHLSRRAVHQAGVPADVLDLRWLSPLPVEEMCAHAARYSRVVVADETRHSGGVAEGIVAALVDAGYDGTITRLNSEDTFIPLGPGAATVLLSEDQIVAALRG, from the coding sequence ATGATCGACCAGCACTTCCGCGATCAGGTCCTGGCCTGGTCCCAGCAGCCGCCGTCAGGTCCGGTTCCGAGTGCCGCACGCCAGACCCTGGACGCGCTCTTCACCGCGCAACTGCGCAGCCGACACGTCGACTTCGCGGCTCGCGAACTCCAAAAGCAGGGGCGGGCCTTCTACACGATCTCCTCTGCCGGGCATGAAGCCAACGCGGCCGTAGCCCTGGCGTTGCGACCGAGCGATCCAGCGCTGTTGCACTATCGCAGCGGCGCCTTCTTCGCCGCCCGCGCGGGGCAGGTCGCGGGCTCTGCGATAGACGACCTACTGCTGTCGCACATGTGCGGTGTCGACGATCCGATCTCGGGTGGTCGCCACAAGGTGATCGGTCACCCAGATCTGGCGATCATTCCGCAGACCTCGACCATCGCCTCACATCTGCCGCGAGCGTTGGGCGTGGCCTTCACCATCGGGCGTACGAGGACCCGCTGGCCGCGCGACGCCGTCGTCGTGACGTCCTTCGGTGACGCATCTGCCAACCACTCGACCGCGACCGGTGCCTTCAACGCCGCCGGTTACCTGAGCCACCAGGGCGTACCCCTCCCGCTCCTCTTCGTCTGCGAAGACAACGGCATCGGCATCAGCGTGCGTACGCCCGCGGGTTGGACCGCGCGTTCCCTGGCCAGCCACCCCGCCATCGACTACCACTTCGCCGACGGGTCGGACCCGGACGAGACGCTGCGCGTCTGCCACGAGGTGGTGGCGTCGATCCGCGAACGCCGCCGCCCCGCGATACTGCACCTGAAGACCGTACGGTTCCTCGGCCACGCCGGCTCCGACGCCGAGATCGCCTATCGCAGCAGCAAGGAGATCGCCGCCGACCACCCACTCGATCCACTGCTCGGCACGGCCCGCGCGCTGATCCTCGCCGGAGTCGACCCGGCCGACGTCGCGGCGCGTTACGAGGACGTACGCCGCGAGGTTGCCGAGGCGGCTACGTCCCTTCCCGTGACCCACCTGGCGACGCCGGCTGAGGTGATGGCCCCCCTCGTCGCGACATCGGCCGACGAGGTGGCTAAGGCGGCAACGTTGTCTGCGGGTCGTGATCGCCGACTCCACGTGCACGGCAACCTGCCCGAGGAGGGTCCGCCGTTGACGCTCGCCCAGTCGATCAACGCGGCGCTGACCGACCTGATGGCGTACGACGACAGCACGTTGGTGTTCGGCGAGGACGTCGGCGTCAAGGGTGGTGTCTACGGCGTGACGCGCGGACTGCGCAAACGCTTCGGTGCCTCTCGGGTCTTCGACACCCTGCTCGACGAGCAGACCATCCTCGGCGTCGCGTTGGGTGCGGGCGTCTCGGGCGCGCTGCCGATTCCCGAGATCCAATACCTGGCCTACCTGCACAACGCCGAGGACCAACTGCGCGGTGAGGCCGCATCGCTGCGCTTCTTCAGCAACGGGCAGTTCCAGAACCCGATGGTCGTACGCATCGCGGGCCTGGCCTATCAGCGCGGCTTCGGCGGGCACTTCCACAACGACAACTCGGTGGCCGTGCTGCGCGACATTCCCGGCTTGATCCTGGGTGTGCCGTCGTGTGCGGCCGAGGCGCCTCGGATGCTGCGCACGATGGCCGCGCTGGCCCGGGTCGAGGGACGGGTCTGCGTACTCCTCGAACCCATCGCGCTCTATCACTCGCGAGACGTGGTCGACGGCGACGGCGGCTTGCTCGCGTCGTACGCCGCACCCGAGGCGTGGGAGCCGATCGCTGAGTTGGGGCGTACGACCCTGTATGCCGACGGCGCGGCGGTTGACACGTTGGTCATCACGTTCGGCAACGGCGTCCACTTGTCCCGACGCGCGGTGCATCAGGCGGGCGTACCCGCCGACGTCCTCGACCTGCGTTGGCTCTCGCCGCTGCCCGTCGAAGAGATGTGTGCTCATGCCGCGCGCTACTCCAGGGTGGTCGTCGCCGACGAGACCCGGCACAGTGGGGGTGTGGCCGAAGGCATCGTGGCCGCGCTGGTGGACGCTGGCTACGACGGCACCATCACCCGGCTCAACAGCGAAGACACGTTCATCCCCCTCGGCCCCGGCGCGGCCACCGTGCTGCTGAGCGAGGACCAGATCGTCGCAGCCCTGCGTGGCTGA
- a CDS encoding aldehyde dehydrogenase family protein produces MTDVSTDLRVEAEAAARACGVDLAAHAGDQEGRSPLTGAVVSSLRWDSADDVAGVVAAASKAFSTWRDVPAPVRGNLIKRFGELLSQHKEDLGTLVSIEVGKITSEALGEVQEMIDICDFAVGLSRQLYGYTMPSERPGHRLMETWHPLGVVGVISAFNFPVAVWSWNTALALVSGDTVVWKPSEAAPLCALACNALMQQALTEQGYDAAISQVVIGDRAVGEALAADRSVALLSATGSSRMGGEVAPIVAARFGRCLLELGGNNAAIVTPSADLDLTVRGVVFSAAGTAGQRCTTMRRVIAHTSVAAELTDRIASAYAKLPVGDPRVEGTLVGPLINERAYDGFTAAVARAVDAGGTVVAGGSRALSEEFPDAYYVQPTVISMPSHDEVMHTETFAPILYITAYDDLDDAIGFNNEVPQGLSSSIFTSDQAEAELFLSARGSDCGIANVNIGTSGAEIGGAFGGEKETGGGRESGTDAWKSYMRRATNTINYSGELPLAQGVKFDV; encoded by the coding sequence ATGACCGACGTATCCACCGACCTGCGCGTCGAGGCCGAGGCTGCTGCCCGCGCGTGCGGGGTCGACCTGGCTGCTCACGCTGGCGACCAGGAAGGACGCTCGCCGCTCACCGGTGCCGTGGTGTCGTCGTTGCGCTGGGACTCGGCCGACGACGTCGCAGGCGTGGTCGCGGCTGCCTCCAAGGCGTTCTCGACGTGGCGCGACGTCCCCGCGCCCGTACGCGGCAACCTGATCAAGCGCTTCGGCGAACTCCTGTCGCAGCACAAGGAAGACCTCGGCACCCTGGTGTCGATCGAGGTCGGCAAGATCACCAGCGAAGCGCTCGGTGAGGTGCAGGAGATGATCGACATCTGCGACTTCGCGGTCGGGTTGTCGCGGCAGCTCTATGGCTACACGATGCCGTCGGAGCGTCCCGGCCACCGCCTGATGGAGACCTGGCACCCGCTCGGCGTGGTCGGCGTGATCTCGGCGTTCAACTTCCCGGTCGCGGTGTGGTCGTGGAACACCGCGCTGGCCCTGGTCTCCGGTGACACGGTCGTCTGGAAGCCCTCGGAAGCCGCGCCGCTGTGCGCACTGGCCTGCAACGCGTTGATGCAGCAGGCGTTGACCGAGCAGGGGTACGACGCCGCGATCAGTCAGGTCGTGATCGGTGACCGCGCGGTCGGTGAGGCGCTGGCAGCTGACCGCTCCGTGGCGCTGCTGTCCGCGACCGGTTCGTCGCGGATGGGCGGCGAGGTCGCGCCGATCGTGGCCGCGCGCTTCGGTCGGTGCCTGCTCGAGCTCGGTGGCAACAACGCGGCAATCGTGACTCCGAGTGCCGATCTCGACCTGACGGTGCGCGGCGTGGTCTTCTCGGCCGCAGGCACCGCGGGGCAGCGCTGCACCACGATGCGCCGCGTCATCGCGCACACCTCGGTGGCCGCCGAACTCACCGATCGCATCGCGTCGGCGTACGCCAAGCTGCCGGTCGGCGACCCGCGTGTTGAGGGCACTTTGGTCGGGCCCCTGATCAACGAGCGGGCGTACGACGGCTTCACCGCCGCAGTCGCGCGGGCCGTCGACGCGGGCGGGACGGTCGTCGCGGGTGGGTCGCGCGCGCTCTCCGAGGAGTTCCCCGACGCGTACTACGTGCAGCCGACCGTCATCTCGATGCCGTCCCACGACGAGGTGATGCACACCGAGACGTTCGCGCCGATCCTCTACATCACGGCGTACGACGACCTCGACGACGCGATCGGCTTCAACAACGAAGTGCCCCAGGGGCTCTCGTCGAGCATCTTCACCTCCGATCAAGCCGAGGCCGAGTTGTTCCTGTCCGCGCGCGGCTCGGACTGCGGGATCGCCAACGTCAACATCGGCACTTCGGGTGCCGAGATCGGTGGCGCCTTCGGTGGCGAGAAGGAGACCGGCGGGGGCCGCGAGTCGGGCACCGATGCCTGGAAGTCCTACATGCGGCGTGCGACCAACACGATCAACTACTCCGGCGAACTCCCGCTCGCGCAAGGGGTCAAGTTCGACGTGTGA
- a CDS encoding aminotransferase class III-fold pyridoxal phosphate-dependent enzyme, translating to MVMSVEVDTGQAALAALTPLRASGGDRRTTGLSDELIAQFGKRDPRLLAAVESAVATARTLDPAFLDQDEAEQVDWCQAGLHNFYDPDAVNPFVAAGAKGPWQVTLKGAVLYDTGGYGMLGWGHNPDFVIAALAHEQPMANVMTAHPAQRRFTDALMREIGQQDQCPYAGFMSLNSGSEAMSLACRIADTLSRTVVGPGGAREGATVKRLVQKGAFHGRTERPALLSDSSRSTYDERLASFATEDSVLVVESGDVAALESAFADAEQNGWFIELVALEPVMGEGNPGYQITREFYQAARRLATEHGSLLLIDSVQAGLRTKGVLSVVDYPEYAGCDAPDMESFSKAIQAGQYPLSTLALGPRAVAIYQRGTYGNTMTGNPRAMSIGATVLEHMTTELRANIVARGDELTAKLDALRDEFPGVAVGAQGTGLLVSLEIAGHKIYGTDSLEEWLRREGLGVIHGGASSLRFTPTFDCTSEELDLVVDLVRAGLRAGAGRTDDRTA from the coding sequence ATGGTGATGTCTGTGGAAGTCGACACCGGTCAGGCGGCCCTGGCCGCACTCACGCCGCTGCGCGCCAGCGGTGGGGACCGGCGTACGACCGGACTCAGCGACGAACTGATCGCGCAGTTCGGCAAGCGCGATCCACGCCTGCTCGCCGCGGTGGAGTCCGCGGTGGCGACGGCTCGCACTCTCGACCCCGCCTTCTTGGACCAAGACGAGGCCGAGCAGGTCGACTGGTGTCAGGCCGGGCTGCACAACTTCTACGACCCCGACGCGGTCAACCCGTTCGTGGCGGCGGGCGCCAAGGGGCCGTGGCAGGTCACGCTCAAGGGCGCGGTGCTCTATGACACCGGCGGGTACGGGATGCTCGGTTGGGGCCACAACCCCGACTTCGTGATCGCCGCCCTCGCCCACGAGCAGCCGATGGCCAACGTGATGACCGCCCATCCGGCGCAGCGCCGTTTCACCGACGCGCTGATGCGCGAGATCGGCCAACAGGACCAGTGCCCGTACGCCGGATTCATGTCGCTCAACTCGGGCTCGGAGGCGATGTCGCTGGCCTGCCGGATCGCCGACACTCTCTCGCGTACGGTCGTCGGTCCCGGCGGTGCCCGCGAGGGTGCCACGGTCAAGCGCCTGGTGCAGAAGGGCGCGTTCCACGGGCGTACGGAGCGCCCCGCGCTGCTGTCTGACTCAAGCCGCTCCACCTATGACGAGCGGCTCGCCAGCTTTGCCACCGAAGACTCGGTGCTCGTCGTGGAATCCGGCGACGTCGCCGCGCTGGAGAGTGCCTTCGCCGACGCCGAGCAGAACGGCTGGTTCATCGAACTCGTCGCCCTCGAACCCGTAATGGGCGAGGGCAATCCCGGCTATCAGATCACCCGCGAGTTCTATCAGGCCGCGCGCCGCCTGGCGACCGAGCACGGCTCGCTGCTGCTGATCGACTCGGTGCAGGCTGGGCTGCGTACGAAGGGGGTGCTCAGCGTCGTCGACTATCCGGAGTACGCCGGGTGCGACGCCCCCGACATGGAGAGTTTCAGCAAGGCGATCCAGGCGGGGCAATACCCGCTGTCCACCCTTGCGCTCGGGCCGCGTGCAGTCGCGATCTATCAGCGCGGGACATATGGCAACACCATGACCGGCAACCCGCGGGCGATGTCGATCGGCGCGACCGTCCTGGAGCACATGACCACCGAGTTGCGCGCCAATATCGTCGCGCGCGGCGACGAACTCACCGCCAAACTGGACGCGCTCAGGGACGAGTTCCCAGGTGTCGCGGTCGGCGCCCAGGGCACCGGGCTGCTGGTCTCCCTGGAGATCGCCGGGCACAAGATCTATGGCACCGACTCGCTGGAGGAGTGGTTGCGTCGTGAGGGCCTCGGGGTGATTCACGGGGGTGCGAGTTCGCTGCGGTTCACGCCGACCTTCGACTGCACGAGCGAGGAGCTCGACCTCGTCGTCGACCTCGTACGGGCGGGTCTGCGCGCCGGTGCGGGCCGGACTGACGACCGCACGGCATGA
- a CDS encoding IS630 family transposase codes for MANRPAPALVLRPGDREELERWARASTVPASAAKRARIVLLAADGVANTRIAELVGATVTTVLGWRDRYQSKGLAGLADAPRSGRPRELDHRAIVAETLKPPPKKLGVTHWSTRLLANRLKISHKSVARAWSAYGVKPWKAESFRFSTDPELVGKVTDICGLYLAPPENAIVLCVDEKSQIQALDRTVPILPMQPGKVERRSHDYYRHGTTTLFAALDIATGQVTAALKPRHRHQEFLAFLKQIERAYRDVRDADGQPVELHLVMDNYAAHKHLNVKTWLADNPRFVVHFTPTHASWMNLVEVWFGIVERQAIRRGVFKSVKDLNAKIRAFIDGWHERAHPFVWTKTADQILAKANRPTTSNPRHSRADRA; via the coding sequence ATGGCGAATCGTCCTGCTCCTGCATTGGTTCTGCGTCCAGGCGATCGCGAGGAGCTTGAGCGGTGGGCCCGGGCTTCGACGGTGCCGGCGTCGGCGGCGAAGCGGGCGCGGATCGTGTTGCTCGCGGCCGACGGGGTGGCGAATACGCGGATCGCGGAGTTGGTCGGTGCGACGGTGACCACGGTGCTGGGCTGGCGGGATCGCTACCAGTCCAAGGGACTGGCGGGGCTGGCAGATGCTCCGCGTTCGGGACGTCCGCGGGAGCTCGATCACCGGGCGATCGTGGCCGAGACGTTGAAGCCGCCACCGAAGAAACTCGGTGTCACGCACTGGTCCACCCGGCTGCTGGCCAACCGGCTGAAGATCTCCCACAAGTCGGTCGCCCGAGCCTGGTCGGCCTACGGCGTCAAGCCGTGGAAGGCGGAGTCGTTCCGGTTCTCCACCGACCCCGAGCTGGTCGGGAAGGTGACCGACATCTGCGGGCTGTACCTGGCGCCGCCGGAGAACGCGATCGTGCTGTGCGTGGACGAGAAGTCCCAGATCCAGGCGCTGGACAGGACGGTCCCGATCTTGCCGATGCAACCGGGCAAGGTCGAGCGCAGGTCGCACGACTACTACCGGCATGGCACCACCACGCTGTTCGCAGCGCTCGACATCGCGACCGGGCAGGTCACCGCGGCGCTCAAGCCGCGCCATCGTCATCAAGAGTTCTTGGCGTTCCTCAAGCAGATCGAGCGGGCCTACCGCGACGTCCGCGACGCCGACGGGCAGCCGGTCGAGCTGCACTTGGTGATGGACAACTACGCCGCGCACAAGCACCTGAACGTGAAGACCTGGCTGGCCGACAACCCGCGCTTCGTCGTGCACTTCACCCCGACCCATGCCTCCTGGATGAACCTGGTCGAGGTCTGGTTCGGCATCGTCGAGCGGCAGGCGATCCGCCGCGGGGTGTTCAAGTCGGTCAAGGACCTCAACGCCAAGATCCGCGCCTTCATCGACGGCTGGCACGAAAGAGCGCATCCGTTCGTGTGGACCAAGACCGCCGATCAGATCCTGGCGAAGGCCAACCGTCCAACAACTTCAAATCCGCGGCACTCGAGAGCTGATCGTGCATGA
- a CDS encoding helix-turn-helix domain-containing protein: protein MITLEDWALIRRLAAEGVPKARIAERLGISRTTVIKAVDLGCAAEVRA, encoded by the coding sequence GTGATCACTTTGGAGGACTGGGCGTTGATCCGGAGGCTGGCTGCGGAGGGGGTGCCGAAGGCGAGGATCGCTGAGCGGTTGGGGATCTCGCGGACCACGGTCATCAAGGCGGTCGACCTCGGATGCGCCGCCGAGGTACGTGCGTGA